One window of Gloeothece citriformis PCC 7424 genomic DNA carries:
- a CDS encoding NblA/ycf18 family protein — protein MSQPVELSLEQRFSIRSFETQVQKMSREQAQDFLVKMYEQMLMRENMYKEFIKHQWGLESGSWSQ, from the coding sequence ATGTCTCAACCCGTTGAACTTAGTTTAGAACAAAGATTCAGTATTCGTTCTTTTGAAACTCAAGTCCAAAAAATGAGTCGTGAACAAGCCCAGGATTTTCTGGTCAAAATGTATGAACAAATGTTAATGAGGGAAAATATGTACAAAGAGTTTATTAAGCATCAATGGGGACTAGAATCCGGATCTTGGTCTCAATAG
- the rplL gene encoding 50S ribosomal protein L7/L12, translating to MSAATDEILEKLKSLSLLEAAELVKQIEETFGVSAAAPVGGMMMAAPGAVPGAAAEPEEEKTEFDVILEEVPADKKIAILKVVRTITGLGLKEAKDLVESTPKPIKEGTNKDDAEETKKKLEEAGAKVTVK from the coding sequence ATGTCTGCTGCAACTGATGAAATTTTGGAAAAGTTAAAATCTTTATCTCTTTTAGAAGCTGCTGAACTGGTTAAGCAAATCGAAGAAACTTTTGGAGTCAGCGCTGCTGCACCCGTTGGCGGTATGATGATGGCTGCTCCTGGGGCTGTTCCTGGGGCGGCGGCTGAACCCGAAGAAGAGAAAACCGAATTCGATGTTATTCTCGAAGAAGTTCCGGCTGATAAGAAAATTGCCATCCTTAAAGTGGTTCGGACTATCACCGGTTTGGGTCTTAAAGAAGCCAAAGACTTGGTCGAATCTACTCCTAAACCCATTAAAGAAGGGACTAACAAGGATGACGCTGAAGAGACCAAGAAGAAACTTGAAGAAGCTGGCGCTAAAGTTACTGTGAAGTAA
- a CDS encoding RNA recognition motif domain-containing protein, which yields MPVRLYVGNLPKEPIERQALQEMFAEAGDSITTKVIKDRKTGKCRGFAFVTVPTDEVADQFIEKYNGQPFMDSPIKVEKALPRSKGKTKEEGEQAQGTSEEAATSTPTPAPAPKAKKSGGKKRSRPQGGGGDQRSGNDSFQPDPRWAGELAKLKEMLAAQTTNS from the coding sequence ATGCCCGTGCGACTATATGTAGGTAATTTACCTAAAGAGCCGATCGAACGCCAAGCCTTGCAAGAAATGTTTGCTGAGGCCGGTGATTCAATTACCACCAAAGTCATCAAAGATCGTAAAACTGGCAAATGTCGCGGTTTTGCATTTGTGACTGTTCCAACTGACGAAGTGGCCGATCAATTCATTGAAAAATATAATGGTCAGCCCTTTATGGATAGCCCCATCAAAGTTGAAAAAGCCCTTCCTCGTTCCAAAGGAAAAACCAAAGAAGAGGGAGAACAAGCTCAAGGGACTTCCGAAGAAGCAGCAACTTCCACTCCTACACCGGCTCCTGCTCCCAAAGCGAAAAAGAGTGGCGGGAAAAAGCGCAGTCGTCCCCAGGGTGGCGGTGGAGATCAGCGTTCTGGTAATGACTCTTTTCAACCCGATCCTCGTTGGGCGGGAGAATTAGCCAAGCTTAAGGAAATGTTGGCGGCTCAAACTACCAATTCTTAA
- a CDS encoding polyribonucleotide nucleotidyltransferase encodes MEEFDRSISFDGRDIRLKLGLLAPQAGGSVLIQSGDTAVLVTATKAASREGVDFLPLTVDYEERLYAAGRIPGGFLRREGRPPEKAILISRLIDRPLRPLFPHWLRDDIQVIATTLSMDEEVPPDVLAVTGASLAVILAEIPFFGPMAAVRVGLVGDDFIINPTYKEINTGDLDLVVAGSPDGVVMVEAGANQLPEQDIIEAIDFGYEAVRDLIAAQQDVMETLGVKLATLDPPPVNESVLEFIKTQTADEIKKVLSQYDLDKNGRDTALDEIKAAKVEEVIASLPEEDPIKVATTEEAKLVDTLFKDVTKKLMRSQIINEGVRVDGRQLDQVRPISCRVGLLPPRVHGSGLFCRGLTQVLSIATLGTPGDAQELADDLHPEDEKRYLHHYNFPPYSVGETRPMRSPGRREIGHGALAERAILPVLPTQQEFPYVVRVVSEVLSSNGSTSMGSVCGSTLALMDAGVPIIKPVSGAAMGLIKDGDEVRILTDIQGIEDFLGDMDFKVAGTDNGITALQMDMKITGLSMDIVAKAIEQARPARLHILDKMLSVIDSPRPELSPYAPRLLTMRIDPDMIGLVIGPGGKTVKSITEQTKTKIDIDDDGTVTISASEAEQAERAKQLIHNMTRKLNEGEVYVGRVTRIIQIGAFVEIMPGKEGMIHISQLAEGRVGKVEDELAVGDEVVVKVREIDNKGRLNLTRLGIHPDEAAAARKAAALL; translated from the coding sequence ATGGAAGAATTTGACAGGTCGATATCCTTTGACGGACGGGATATCAGACTAAAATTGGGGTTACTCGCCCCCCAAGCGGGTGGATCCGTCTTAATTCAATCGGGAGATACAGCAGTCTTAGTCACGGCGACTAAAGCAGCTAGCCGGGAAGGAGTAGATTTTCTTCCCCTGACTGTGGATTATGAAGAGAGACTTTATGCCGCCGGACGAATTCCGGGAGGGTTTCTCAGACGAGAAGGAAGACCCCCCGAAAAAGCCATTTTAATCAGTCGTCTGATTGATCGGCCGTTACGTCCTCTGTTTCCCCATTGGTTACGGGATGACATACAAGTCATTGCTACCACTTTGTCAATGGATGAAGAAGTCCCTCCCGATGTATTAGCGGTAACAGGGGCTTCTCTGGCAGTGATTTTAGCAGAAATTCCCTTTTTTGGCCCAATGGCAGCCGTTCGCGTCGGGTTAGTCGGAGATGATTTCATCATTAATCCTACCTATAAAGAAATTAATACCGGCGATCTTGATCTCGTGGTAGCGGGGAGTCCTGACGGGGTAGTGATGGTAGAAGCAGGAGCTAACCAATTACCCGAACAAGATATCATTGAAGCGATTGATTTTGGGTATGAAGCGGTACGGGACTTAATTGCAGCCCAACAGGATGTGATGGAAACCTTGGGCGTGAAATTGGCGACGTTAGACCCCCCGCCGGTCAATGAGTCTGTACTTGAGTTTATTAAGACTCAGACCGCCGACGAAATCAAAAAAGTGTTGTCTCAGTACGATCTTGATAAAAACGGTCGTGATACAGCCTTAGATGAAATCAAAGCCGCCAAGGTAGAGGAGGTTATTGCTTCTCTGCCAGAAGAAGACCCCATTAAAGTCGCCACCACAGAAGAGGCGAAATTAGTGGACACCCTTTTTAAGGATGTGACCAAAAAATTAATGCGGTCTCAAATCATTAATGAAGGGGTTCGGGTTGATGGCCGTCAACTTGATCAAGTGCGTCCCATTAGCTGTCGTGTCGGTCTTTTACCCCCAAGAGTTCATGGAAGTGGGCTATTTTGTCGGGGACTGACTCAAGTGTTGTCTATCGCCACTCTAGGAACTCCCGGAGATGCCCAAGAATTAGCCGATGATCTCCATCCGGAAGATGAAAAGCGCTATCTCCATCATTATAATTTCCCTCCCTACTCTGTCGGAGAAACCCGTCCCATGCGGTCTCCGGGTCGGCGGGAAATTGGACACGGGGCTTTAGCAGAACGGGCTATCCTTCCTGTCTTACCGACTCAACAGGAATTTCCCTATGTCGTCCGGGTCGTCTCTGAAGTTCTCTCCTCCAATGGGTCAACTTCAATGGGGTCAGTCTGTGGGTCAACCCTAGCCTTAATGGATGCTGGTGTCCCCATTATTAAACCGGTCAGTGGGGCAGCGATGGGTTTAATTAAAGACGGGGATGAGGTTCGTATTCTGACGGATATTCAAGGCATTGAAGACTTTTTAGGGGATATGGACTTTAAAGTCGCCGGAACCGATAACGGCATCACCGCCCTGCAAATGGATATGAAAATCACTGGGTTATCGATGGATATTGTCGCTAAAGCCATTGAACAAGCTAGACCCGCCCGGTTACATATCTTAGATAAAATGCTCAGTGTGATCGACTCCCCCCGTCCTGAACTGTCTCCCTATGCCCCTCGTCTGTTAACCATGCGAATTGATCCGGATATGATCGGATTAGTGATCGGGCCAGGAGGGAAAACGGTTAAGAGTATTACCGAACAAACCAAAACCAAGATCGATATTGATGATGATGGAACAGTCACCATCTCTGCCTCTGAAGCAGAACAGGCAGAACGGGCAAAACAATTAATCCACAATATGACCCGAAAACTCAATGAAGGAGAGGTCTATGTGGGTCGTGTGACTCGGATCATTCAAATTGGCGCTTTTGTAGAAATTATGCCCGGCAAAGAGGGAATGATTCATATTTCTCAACTCGCTGAAGGTCGAGTCGGTAAAGTTGAGGATGAGTTAGCCGTCGGCGATGAAGTTGTGGTCAAAGTTCGAGAAATTGACAACAAAGGCCGTCTCAATTTAACCCGTCTCGGTATTCATCCTGATGAAGCCGCCGCCGCCCGTAAAGCCGCAGCACTTTTATAG
- a CDS encoding anhydro-N-acetylmuramic acid kinase, protein MYCIGLMSGTSVDGIDAALVNISGKDLDLHIELIAGATYPYPPALREKIIAVSEGVSLSMVELAQLDDAIATQFALAAQKIQKGHPQAELIGSHGQTIYHRPPKIKRGEFSQTDLGYSLQLGRGEVITDLTGIPTVSKFRIADIAAGGQGAPLVPKVDAYLLSHPTQTRCIQNIGGIGNVTYLPPRNQENWESHVYGWDTGPGNVLIDLAVQKLTNGQKTYDENGEWAAQGKPSQDLVTKWLQYDFFYQAPPKSTGRELFGHEYLDKCWTDAIALQLPPEDFLASLVELTVASIIHNYRAFLPQMPQAVLLCGGGSHNLYLKQRLQENLGHQSQVLTTDEVGINGDYKEAITFAVLAYWRKICSFPGNLPQVTGASKPMLLGDIHLPISQI, encoded by the coding sequence ATGTATTGTATTGGATTAATGAGTGGCACATCCGTAGATGGAATAGATGCCGCCCTAGTCAATATTAGCGGCAAAGATCTAGACTTACACATTGAATTAATCGCCGGGGCTACTTATCCTTACCCTCCCGCCTTAAGAGAAAAAATTATCGCCGTCTCCGAGGGAGTCAGTTTATCAATGGTAGAATTAGCTCAACTCGATGATGCGATCGCTACTCAATTCGCCTTAGCCGCCCAAAAAATCCAAAAAGGCCATCCCCAAGCCGAATTAATCGGCTCTCATGGTCAAACCATTTACCATCGTCCCCCGAAAATAAAACGGGGAGAATTTTCCCAAACTGACCTAGGCTATAGTTTACAACTGGGTCGGGGAGAAGTGATTACCGACTTAACCGGCATTCCCACAGTGAGTAAATTTCGCATAGCAGATATCGCAGCCGGGGGACAAGGGGCCCCATTAGTCCCTAAAGTTGATGCCTATCTCCTCTCTCATCCCACTCAAACCCGATGTATTCAAAATATAGGTGGGATTGGCAATGTGACCTACTTACCCCCCCGCAACCAGGAAAATTGGGAATCTCACGTCTATGGATGGGATACCGGACCGGGAAATGTGTTAATTGATTTAGCCGTACAAAAATTAACCAATGGGCAAAAAACCTATGATGAAAATGGAGAATGGGCAGCCCAAGGAAAACCCTCTCAAGACTTAGTCACAAAATGGCTACAATATGACTTTTTTTATCAAGCCCCTCCCAAATCAACCGGACGGGAACTCTTTGGTCACGAATATTTGGATAAATGCTGGACTGATGCGATCGCCCTTCAATTACCCCCAGAAGATTTTTTAGCGTCCTTGGTAGAATTAACCGTAGCCTCAATTATCCACAACTATCGAGCCTTTTTACCCCAAATGCCCCAAGCCGTATTACTGTGTGGAGGAGGAAGTCATAATCTATACTTAAAACAGAGACTACAAGAAAATTTAGGTCATCAATCACAAGTTTTAACCACTGATGAGGTGGGTATCAATGGAGATTATAAAGAAGCGATTACCTTTGCCGTATTAGCCTATTGGCGCAAAATCTGTTCCTTTCCGGGTAATTTACCTCAAGTTACGGGCGCATCAAAACCCATGCTTCTCGGCGATATTCACCTACCTATCAGTCAAATTTAA
- a CDS encoding universal stress protein has product MFQRCLICTDFTDGLYRLVNFVPELAKGGLKKIIFLHSLPVWEQERIAGIDEQQIAQARERLCAALEQVPEGVEVKIETPSGRPTETIVRVINSEQIDVVVAGMPIRSLLEEKVFGSTSMELARQTSVPLMILRPQLVSTYTVEELSLRCQHLWRYLLIPYNGTETADYLIRQIKEYAVHRPANSLQQCHLLWVIEDKGRNETLTTHRLEEARQRLNALKQELEALDLKVNVEVRQGNFLQEIVKVAVDCDITAIAIAKEYSSNILNWTVSNVASEVLHRVWFPLLFFSPKK; this is encoded by the coding sequence ATGTTTCAACGCTGCTTAATTTGCACAGATTTTACCGATGGATTGTATCGTTTGGTTAATTTTGTTCCAGAATTGGCAAAAGGTGGGTTAAAAAAAATTATTTTTCTCCATAGCTTACCGGTTTGGGAACAAGAAAGAATCGCCGGAATAGACGAACAACAAATTGCTCAAGCTAGAGAACGTCTTTGCGCGGCCCTCGAACAAGTCCCCGAAGGCGTAGAGGTTAAAATAGAGACTCCTAGCGGTCGTCCAACGGAGACCATTGTCAGAGTGATCAACTCAGAACAAATTGATGTGGTTGTGGCCGGAATGCCCATTCGCAGTCTCTTGGAGGAAAAAGTCTTTGGCAGTACCAGCATGGAGTTAGCCCGGCAAACCTCTGTTCCGTTAATGATTTTGCGTCCTCAACTGGTTTCTACCTATACTGTTGAAGAACTGTCTTTGCGTTGTCAACATCTGTGGCGCTATTTGTTGATTCCTTACAATGGCACTGAAACCGCCGACTATTTAATCCGCCAAATTAAAGAGTATGCGGTTCATCGTCCGGCTAATTCTCTGCAACAGTGTCACCTATTATGGGTGATTGAAGATAAAGGCCGCAACGAGACGCTCACGACTCATCGACTCGAAGAAGCGCGACAAAGACTTAATGCTCTCAAACAGGAGTTAGAAGCATTGGATTTAAAAGTAAACGTAGAAGTCCGACAGGGCAACTTCTTACAAGAGATTGTCAAGGTTGCTGTCGATTGCGATATTACAGCGATCGCTATTGCCAAAGAATACAGTAGCAATATTTTAAACTGGACTGTATCAAATGTAGCCTCTGAAGTCTTGCATCGAGTGTGGTTTCCTTTATTGTTTTTCTCTCCTAAAAAGTAA
- a CDS encoding TenA family protein, whose amino-acid sequence MLSQQLWKDNYSLVQACLNHPFVQGIATGNLPPENFAFYVGQDAFFLESFARAYSIAAAKTPDWEGFSTFHQLGNGVLEELRLHETYARQWGVNLKTIQPAPATRRYTDFLLATAWSQDVGVIAVAMSPCMRLYAFLGQQLAKNDIPPHHPYRNWIETYSSPLFENLAQEIEALSDRYANLTEPVKSTYSYALFCEQEFFTSALIIES is encoded by the coding sequence ATGCTCTCTCAACAATTATGGAAAGATAATTACTCTTTAGTACAAGCTTGTTTAAATCATCCCTTTGTACAAGGAATTGCTACAGGAAATTTACCCCCTGAAAATTTTGCCTTTTACGTCGGACAAGATGCCTTTTTTTTAGAATCTTTTGCTCGTGCTTATAGTATTGCTGCGGCAAAAACTCCGGACTGGGAAGGGTTTTCTACCTTTCATCAATTGGGAAATGGAGTGTTAGAAGAACTGCGTTTACATGAAACTTATGCCCGTCAGTGGGGAGTCAATTTAAAAACTATTCAACCCGCACCGGCAACCCGTCGTTATACCGATTTTTTACTCGCTACCGCCTGGAGTCAAGATGTCGGAGTGATTGCTGTCGCCATGAGTCCCTGTATGCGTCTATATGCCTTTCTAGGGCAACAATTGGCTAAAAATGACATTCCCCCCCATCATCCCTATCGCAACTGGATAGAAACCTATAGTAGCCCCCTGTTCGAGAATTTAGCCCAAGAAATAGAAGCTTTGAGCGATCGCTATGCTAATCTGACAGAACCCGTTAAGTCAACTTATTCCTATGCCCTGTTCTGTGAACAAGAATTTTTTACTTCTGCTTTAATAATTGAGAGTTAA
- a CDS encoding serine/threonine-protein kinase, with translation MPAESRHRRLLANRYQLTELIGSGAMGQVYRAEDKLLGGVIVAVKFLSQALLNKKMKERFEREATISALLGEKSIHIVKVRDYGVDEKEIPFYVMEFLQGESLSDIIKFHPLPLSRFLNLARQICFGMECAHKGILYQGELCSIIHRDIKPSNILVTQDSALGELVKILDFGIAKLVQSGGDQTQSFMGTLAYCSPEQMEGKELDSSSDIYSLGIMMYEMLTGDMPLLPENSSFGGWYEVHHYVSPQPFNPTLKIPLGLQNLIRKCLEKAPQDRPQNIGEILQALEQIELAAKPVYREEKEQRFNFPPTLPPDNRPEFGSRERTISVSLPAKEVCLQSQWPKDKPQQKIVFPHIMGSKDGPFASLWVMLEKPDILTSIASIRYNQFLFIPTPHPMILWITVLYHREHGPRWLPCYLDLKTLQGQQLTRALGELGNYWILFFALEDPNKCERAITASIAPTQCERLKDWGMQSQNIRPGKPQISKRMLKRELDKLKPKIIAKLESGVEQIPSNV, from the coding sequence ATGCCGGCCGAATCAAGACATCGTCGTTTATTGGCTAACCGCTATCAACTGACTGAATTAATTGGTAGTGGCGCTATGGGACAAGTATATCGAGCAGAAGATAAACTCCTCGGAGGAGTGATTGTAGCAGTCAAATTTCTCTCACAAGCATTACTCAATAAAAAAATGAAAGAGAGATTCGAGCGAGAAGCGACAATTTCTGCTCTTTTAGGCGAAAAAAGCATTCATATTGTCAAAGTCCGAGATTATGGGGTTGATGAAAAAGAAATTCCTTTTTATGTGATGGAATTTTTACAGGGAGAAAGTCTCAGCGACATTATTAAATTTCATCCTTTGCCCCTGTCTCGATTTCTCAACTTAGCTCGTCAAATTTGTTTTGGCATGGAATGCGCTCATAAAGGCATTTTATACCAAGGAGAACTCTGTTCAATTATTCATCGGGATATTAAACCGAGCAATATTTTAGTGACTCAGGATTCCGCTTTAGGAGAATTAGTGAAAATTCTCGATTTTGGCATTGCTAAATTAGTTCAATCTGGGGGAGATCAAACTCAGTCATTTATGGGAACTCTGGCCTATTGTTCCCCAGAACAAATGGAAGGCAAAGAGCTAGATAGTAGCTCAGATATTTATAGTTTGGGCATCATGATGTATGAAATGCTCACTGGGGATATGCCTCTCTTACCGGAAAATTCTTCCTTTGGGGGTTGGTATGAAGTTCATCACTATGTTTCACCTCAACCGTTTAATCCTACCTTAAAAATTCCCCTCGGATTACAAAATTTAATTCGTAAATGTTTAGAAAAAGCCCCTCAAGATCGACCTCAAAATATTGGGGAAATTTTACAAGCTTTAGAACAAATTGAACTAGCCGCTAAACCGGTATATAGAGAAGAAAAAGAGCAACGCTTTAATTTTCCTCCTACTTTACCCCCCGACAACAGACCAGAGTTCGGAAGTCGAGAGCGTACTATTTCTGTTTCTCTCCCTGCTAAAGAGGTCTGTTTACAAAGTCAATGGCCCAAGGACAAACCCCAACAAAAAATCGTTTTTCCCCACATTATGGGCAGTAAAGACGGGCCTTTTGCCAGTTTATGGGTAATGTTGGAAAAGCCGGATATTCTCACTAGCATTGCCAGTATTCGCTATAATCAGTTTCTTTTTATTCCTACTCCCCATCCGATGATTCTTTGGATTACGGTTTTGTATCATCGGGAACATGGCCCCCGTTGGCTTCCCTGTTATCTCGATTTAAAAACCCTTCAGGGACAACAGCTAACTCGTGCTTTGGGTGAGTTGGGCAATTATTGGATTTTGTTTTTTGCTTTAGAAGACCCTAACAAATGTGAGCGGGCAATTACCGCCTCCATTGCCCCTACTCAATGTGAAAGGCTCAAAGACTGGGGGATGCAAAGTCAGAATATACGCCCCGGCAAGCCACAAATTAGCAAGAGAATGTTAAAACGGGAATTAGACAAGCTTAAACCCAAAATTATCGCTAAATTAGAATCGGGAGTTGAGCAGATTCCCAGTAATGTCTGA
- a CDS encoding GNAT family N-acetyltransferase: MVLHIRPATPADVPVIFSLIKALAEYEKLSHLVSGNADLLQEHLFGERPYAEAILAEWETKIVGFALFIPNYSTFLTKPGIYLEDLFVLPEYRRQGIGKALLIYLAQLALERDAGRLEWSVLDWNQPAIEFYQSIGASILPDWRICRVTGLALSELADQDENKVI; the protein is encoded by the coding sequence ATGGTATTACACATTCGTCCCGCCACTCCTGCCGATGTTCCGGTAATTTTTAGCTTAATTAAAGCTTTAGCAGAGTATGAAAAATTGTCTCATTTAGTCAGTGGAAATGCAGACCTTTTACAAGAGCATTTGTTTGGAGAACGTCCCTATGCTGAGGCAATTTTAGCCGAATGGGAAACTAAAATAGTCGGTTTTGCTTTATTTATTCCTAACTATTCTACCTTTTTAACTAAACCGGGTATTTATCTAGAAGATCTGTTTGTTTTACCCGAATATCGTCGTCAAGGGATTGGAAAAGCACTATTAATTTATTTAGCTCAATTAGCCTTAGAACGAGATGCCGGACGGTTAGAATGGAGCGTTTTAGATTGGAATCAACCGGCTATCGAATTTTATCAAAGTATTGGGGCTTCTATCTTACCAGATTGGCGTATTTGTCGAGTTACAGGATTAGCATTATCTGAATTAGCCGATCAAGACGAGAACAAAGTAATATAA
- the rpiA gene encoding ribose-5-phosphate isomerase RpiA yields the protein MTVTNDPVVLMKQEVGKAAAQRVHSDTIIGLGTGSTTAYAIQYIGERIQTGELKNVVGVPTSFGAEVLARKYGVPLTTLDVIDKMDLAIDGADEVDPQKNLIKGGGAAHTREKIVDSLADVFIVVVDSGKLVDKLGSTFLLPVEVIPMAVTPVIKALEKLGGKTDLRMGVKKAGPVVTDQGNLVIDVKFDNIEDPANLEKTINNIPGVLENGLFVGVADLILVGEIIDGKPRVREIS from the coding sequence ATGACAGTAACCAACGATCCTGTCGTTTTAATGAAACAAGAAGTCGGCAAAGCAGCCGCCCAGCGAGTTCACTCGGATACAATCATAGGATTAGGGACGGGATCAACCACAGCTTATGCCATTCAGTATATTGGGGAACGTATCCAGACTGGAGAGCTTAAAAATGTGGTGGGTGTTCCCACCTCTTTTGGAGCAGAAGTGTTAGCCAGAAAATATGGAGTTCCTTTAACGACTCTCGATGTCATTGATAAAATGGATCTAGCTATTGACGGAGCAGATGAAGTCGATCCTCAAAAAAATTTAATTAAAGGGGGCGGTGCAGCACACACCCGTGAGAAAATAGTTGATAGTTTGGCAGATGTATTTATCGTCGTTGTCGATAGTGGCAAATTGGTAGATAAATTAGGCTCTACTTTTTTGTTGCCGGTTGAAGTCATTCCGATGGCTGTAACTCCGGTTATTAAAGCGTTAGAAAAGCTAGGAGGCAAAACTGATCTGCGAATGGGAGTCAAAAAAGCCGGCCCAGTCGTGACCGATCAAGGTAATTTAGTGATTGATGTTAAATTTGACAATATAGAAGATCCTGCAAATTTAGAAAAGACGATTAATAATATTCCAGGGGTTTTAGAAAATGGTCTATTTGTAGGAGTTGCTGATCTTATTTTAGTGGGTGAAATTATAGACGGGAAACCCCGTGTCAGAGAAATTTCTTAA
- a CDS encoding DUF2808 domain-containing protein codes for MWKYLGITLGVTTLLTGFASGVLGIQLSDGTNAFEKAPRLLDAITTYSSVRVPAAKYYFTIAVPENAGEPLGKIVIGQRYSPETIRFSPEKTVAFEGTYTNRGKSFTINEAQWDRQFETVTVTFDPPIEPGNTITLGLKPIQNPDYGGVYLFGVTVFPVGENSAGLYLGVGRLHFYQNGDRQ; via the coding sequence ATGTGGAAATATTTAGGGATAACTTTGGGAGTAACCACCTTATTAACGGGTTTTGCGTCAGGGGTTTTGGGAATTCAACTAAGTGACGGAACAAATGCTTTTGAAAAAGCCCCCCGCCTATTAGATGCCATTACCACTTATAGTAGTGTTAGGGTGCCGGCGGCTAAGTATTATTTTACGATCGCTGTTCCTGAAAATGCAGGAGAACCCCTGGGAAAAATTGTCATCGGCCAGCGTTACTCTCCAGAAACTATCCGATTTTCTCCCGAAAAAACGGTGGCTTTTGAAGGAACTTATACCAACAGAGGCAAAAGTTTTACTATTAATGAGGCACAATGGGATCGACAATTTGAAACCGTGACCGTTACATTTGATCCTCCCATTGAACCCGGAAATACTATAACTCTAGGATTAAAACCGATTCAAAATCCAGATTATGGTGGGGTTTATTTATTTGGAGTGACTGTTTTTCCAGTAGGGGAAAATTCAGCCGGTTTATATCTGGGCGTTGGGCGCTTACATTTTTATCAAAATGGAGATAGACAATAA
- a CDS encoding class I SAM-dependent methyltransferase: MLKKIGKKIILKIPEIKRIVEERNQLRQEQKQLHQDLNQLHQEKVSILEKNEQAFHLLSLKEQNKLIETEYPYYPKCRNWLNKPSIKKLIKNLESNDLKYINILQKFAKYEKRFLEIPVYNQEDLPLTEPFWSNSWIPGLDSISLYGFVAERNPRYYLEVGSGNSTKFVRKAITNHNLKTQIISIDPHPRAEINSLCDQIIRQPLEDVDYSLFETLTSDDILFIDNSHRSFPNSDVTVFFLEILPNLPKGLLYGIHDIFLPYDYPEYWKDRYYNEQYLLAVYLLGGANGDEIVLPNGYLSDFKPNLKEPLQSVFSHPSLKGIEPWGGIFWMQRSPHQED, encoded by the coding sequence ATGCTCAAAAAAATCGGAAAAAAAATAATTCTTAAAATTCCTGAAATTAAACGGATTGTAGAAGAAAGAAATCAACTTCGTCAGGAACAAAAGCAACTTCATCAAGACCTTAATCAACTGCATCAGGAAAAAGTATCTATTCTAGAAAAAAATGAGCAAGCTTTTCATCTTTTGTCTTTAAAAGAACAAAATAAACTGATAGAAACTGAGTATCCTTATTATCCTAAATGTCGTAATTGGTTAAATAAACCATCGATAAAAAAACTGATAAAAAATCTAGAAAGTAATGATTTAAAGTACATAAATATTTTACAAAAATTTGCTAAATATGAAAAAAGATTTTTAGAAATACCTGTTTACAATCAAGAAGATTTACCCTTAACAGAACCTTTTTGGTCTAATAGTTGGATTCCGGGACTAGATTCTATAAGTCTCTATGGATTTGTAGCCGAAAGAAATCCAAGATATTATCTAGAAGTTGGCTCAGGAAATTCAACTAAATTTGTCAGAAAAGCGATTACCAATCATAACTTAAAAACCCAAATTATATCTATTGATCCTCATCCCAGGGCTGAAATAAATTCTTTATGCGATCAAATAATTCGGCAACCTTTAGAAGATGTAGATTATAGTTTATTTGAAACCCTGACCTCAGATGATATTTTATTTATAGATAATAGTCACCGTTCATTTCCGAATTCCGATGTAACGGTATTTTTTTTAGAAATATTACCCAATTTACCCAAAGGATTACTCTATGGAATTCATGATATATTTCTTCCCTATGATTATCCAGAATATTGGAAAGATAGATATTATAATGAACAATATCTTTTAGCCGTCTATTTATTGGGGGGAGCAAACGGAGATGAAATAGTTTTGCCCAATGGCTACCTCTCAGACTTTAAGCCAAATTTAAAAGAGCCACTTCAATCTGTTTTTTCTCATCCTTCCTTGAAAGGGATTGAACCTTGGGGCGGAATTTTTTGGATGCAGCGATCGCCACACCAAGAGGATTAA